The sequence GCAAAAAGGGGGACCGCTCCAAAATTCGCCTTGGCGGCGTGAGCCCCTTCTCTAGCAGCTCCCTCAAGGAAGGAGGTGTCAGGCGACCACTCCGTCCCAAAGAGAAAATACCAGACACTCTCTCTGGCAAAAAAGTGCATGGCTTCAAAGAGAATCGAGATCAAGATTCCAAAGGTAGTGAGAATTGAGATGAAAGAAGCAAGGATCAGAAGACCCCTGATGAAACCCTCCACCAAGTCTCGCGCTTTGGTTTTAGAATTGAATCGAAAGAGGATGAAAAGAAGAGCAAAGGCGGCCACGCTAAGGGCGGCGGCAATGAGCATCAAAGGGGGGATGGCATTGATTCCAAAAAGGTATAAAAATACCCCGCACACAGCGATAGAGATCGCGGGCAGACCGGTATAAAGAGCGGCGAACCATCCGTATTGGTCGGGCTGAGAGTGTATTTTTATGCCCTGCTGGACGAGCCTAAAGGCTTTGCCTCTGGCCAAAACATAGCCGATAAACATAAGGGGGATGAGCCCACCAAAAAAGATAAGGTAGAGGTTATCAATACTCAAGATGCTATTCCTTGCACGCGATGATCAAAATCATAAAACATCCATGGCGAGGAGGCTCGCCATGGATAAAAAGGTGGAAGAGAAGAGCCTAGATTTAGGGAAGAACAGTGTGCTTGTCAACCATTTCAGCGGTGAGTTTGGTTTTGGCCTTAACTGTATCTTGAACTTTTTTGAGAAGATCGGGCTGCATAGGGATAAGACCGATGTTCTTAAGAACGCCATTGCCCCCAATCATCTTGTCGCTGATAAAGAGGTCAACGAACTGATCAAGGCCTTTAACGCCGGCTCGGTGAGAGTTTTTGACATAGAAGTAGAGGCTTCTAGAGACAGGGTAGGAGCCATCGCCGATGGTCTTAGCTGTAGGAGCGATACCGTTGATGTTAGCGCCGCTAACTTTATCAGGATTCTCCTCTAGGAAGCTATAGCCAAAGATTCCAAGAGCATTTTTGTCTTGGACGAGCTTTTGAACGATGAGGTTATCGTTTTCACCCGCAGGGATATAGGCACCATCTTGGCGAATTTTCTTGTATTTGCCCTTGGCATCGCCATAAGCATCAAATTTCTTAGAGCCTACTTCCATGACGAGCTCTTCAAAAGCGTCTCGTGTTCCAGAAGTGGTGGGGGGTCCATAAACCACGATGGGTCGATTGGGAAGAGAAGCATCCACTTGATTCCAAGTTTTGTAGGGGTTTTTGACAAGTTTGCCATCAACAGGAACTTCCTCAGCCAAGGCCAAGAAAAGATGCTCAATTTTGAAGTTGATCGCCGCATTGGCTTTGCTTTGAGCAATAGAGATACCATCATATCCGATCATCACGCCTGTGATGTCAGTCACGCCATTGGCGACGCAGTTGTCAAACTCAGACTTTTTGATAGGTCTAGAGGCGTTAGCGATATCAGTAGTGTCAAGTCCATCGCCTGCGCAGAACACTTTGAAGCCGCCGCCTGTTCCAAGGGATTCGACCACAGGAGTTTTGTTGCCAGTGGTGGCGCCAAACTCTTCGGCTACATAGCTGCTAAAAGGATAGACAGTGGATGAACCTGCCATTTTGATTTGATCTCTTGCTTGGGCGCTGAGTGCCAAAACTGCCGCCGCTGTCACGCTTAGGGCGAGCTTACCGAAATGAGCCATTTCTTCTCCTTGATTGATCTTTGGATTGATGTTTTTGCGAGGGAGATTGTAGGATAGCTAGGTGACACAATGGAGACAAAAAGAGGGGCAAGACCCCTAAAAGCGAAAGGCTTGGAGGTCGCTGTATAGGGCGTTAGCGCCACTTTTAAGGGAGAGGGCGATCTCTTCTACACTACTGGCTTGCTGGCGATTGCTTTGGGCGTAGGCGAGCGTTTGTCCGATGGAGGCGAGACAAGCTTCACTTCGCTCTTTGGCCTCTTGACTGATGGCTTGCATGGAGAGAGAGATTTGGGAAGCCTCAAGAATCTCTCTCTGTGCACAAAGCGCCTCTTGGATGAGCTCACTAGCTTGCTCGGAGACTCGATGGAGGTTGCGGCTTAGTTCAGTCATCTCCTGGGTGCTCTCTCCAAACTCATCCAAGACCTTGATGTTGCCTAGACTCTCTTGGGTGCGCTCAGCGAGCTTTCTCACCTCATCAGCAACCACTGCAAATCCTCGACCATGTTCGCCCGCCCTAGCGGCTTCGATGGCGGCATTGAGTGAGAGGAGGTTGGTTTGGGAGGCGATCTCGCTGATGAGATTGAGCATCTCTTTGGTTTGAGAGACTTGGGCGGCGAGCACTTTCATGTTCTCAGAGATGTGCGCCTGTTTAAGGCTGCTTTGCTTCATCATCTCAATCACAAGCCGAAGATTCTCTACAAATCGCTTCAATGTATCCTCGTTTCGCTGAAGGGTTTGGGCGGTTTTTTGCGAGAGGTGCTGGGCGTTTTGCGTCTCTTGGCTCATGAGGAGAATATTGGAATTGAGCTCGTTAATTTGGTCGAATTGCCCTTGGATTCCAAAGGAGAGATTTTCAGAATTTTCTTGGAGGGAGCCACTTGATTCTTGGCTATGGATGGAGAGGGATTGGGCTTTGGCGATGGCGGCTTTGAGGTTTTGAAGCAGGTGAGAGATAGCGCGCGAGATGAAGTCGGTCTCCTCTTTGGAATTCTGCGTGTAGTCGATCTCTTTTGAGAGATCAAAAGAGCCTTTTTGGGCGGTCAGGCCTTCTAAGTATCGTGTGATTTTGCGCAAATCATAGAGGAATCGAGCGATGATGAGCGCCATGGTCATGAGCAAAAGGATAGAGATTCCCATCGCTCCAATGACAAAAAGGAGCGCTTGAAATCCCTTTTTAGCGCCGATCTCTCGCTCTTTGACCCCTTGATGAAGGAGTGATAAATCTTCATCCAACCCTGCATTGATCTCTTTTAGCTTTGTGGCCACATGAAGGGTCTGTTTGCCCTGTTCCTCGCTGATTTTGAGCGATTCTTGGATGATTTTATTGCTAATATCTTCCACCACGACTCGGATATCATCCACAATCATGGAGTTGGGGTTGGACTGGAGAACATTAGAGAGGATGAGAAATTGGCTAGCCGTCTCTTCAATGTAGGGATTTTTGGCGGTGGGAGTCTCCACCCAAGCGCGCAACTCATTGGCAAGTCGTTCGGTTTTGCGCTTTTCGCTCTCTTTGAAGCCAAGCAGAAGAATCTCCCGCATGATGGCTTGAAGCTTGCCCAAGTCCTCATAATAGCCTAGAAACTGCTTCGAACTCTTTTGCATCTTCTCAAAGAGAGCGATTGATTCTTCGTTGCTTTTGGTGGTGTGCTCAAGACTCTCTTTGAGCTCAATAGCGTTTTTTAGCTCTAGGGTGTGGCTCTTTTGGATATGGGAGTAGTAGAGGTAAAAAGCAACAAAAATCGCCAAAAGCGCGAAAAAGAGAAGCGATAAATTCCCGATAAACTTACTGGCGAGAGTGGTCTTTTTGAAAAATCGTTTGTAGATTTTCCATAGGGTTTGGATCTGAATCACGAGATATCCTTGAACATAGAGACGGAATTTGGCGCGCCATGCTACAAAAAAAGGGTAACATCGGGGTGACGAGAGGGTAGGGTGTCGCTGTGTTGTGGCCTATTTGAAACCTTTTTGAAATAAAATAGTCGCGTTGTTTTATAATGGCGAGGAGTGAAAGGATTGTCGAATATGGTAAAGCCGTTGATTGCGATTATTGAGGACGAAGAGGATCTTTTGGAGTTGCTTGAGTTCCATTTGAAGAAGGCAGATTTTGAAGTGGAGGGGTTTTTGAATGTGCAAAACATCGAAAAACTTCTCAAAGAGGAGCCTATTGATCTTCTTTTGGTGGATCGGAATCTCCCTGGGGTGGAGGGGGCAGAGTTTATCAAGCGCCTAAGAGAGAAGGGTTATGCCACGCCCGTGATCTTTCTCACCGCCAAGAGCGGAGACAAGGAGAAGCTAGAGGGCTTTGAAGCGGGAGCAGATGATTACATCACTAAGCCCTTCAAGTTTGAAGAGCTTATCGCTCGTATCAGGGCGGTTCTTAAGCGAACCAAGGGTGAAGAGCAGGAGGTTTATCAATATAGGGATTTGATTTTAAAGCCCAAGAGCCGGGAGCTTTTTGTTGATAGCGAGAGTGTTGAGCTCACGAAGTTAGAGTTTTATCTCCTGCTTGAATTCATCAAGAATCGTCATATTGTGCTCAGTCGCGAATATCTGCTAGAGACGGTTTGGGGGGCTTGTGGTGAGTATCAGGATAAGACCGTCAATGTCGCCATCAAGCGCCTAAGGGAGAAGATTGACCCTGATAAAGAGAAGAACTATTTCCGCTCGGTGCGAGGCGAGGGCTACACTCTTTGCTAAAACTCCACCAGCTCTTCTCCATCAACTTCACGCTCGTCTTTTTGGGCACCTTTGGATTCCTTGTCTTTTTCACCTATCAAAATCACCAAGAGCGCGAGCTTGCGGTGGTGGAACAGAAGCTAAGGACGATGATTGAGATCGTGGATATTTCGATTCTAGAGGGGAGCATTAGCTATGAGTTCACGCGTGATTTGGCGCGGCGGACGGGGACTTATATCGTCATCTTCAATAAAGCACTCGGCACCTTCACTGCAAGCCATGAGGATGCAGTGAACATGGATATATTCCTTGGGATTGATAGTTCCAAGCGCCCCTTGGGGGGAGAGCGGCTTAAGATTGATCGAATCGAGGACAAAGAGGTGATGTATCTCGCCCAAGATACGGTGATTGATGATCGTGGCTATATTATCGCCATTTCACTTCCTATCGAAGGGGCTAAAAGCCCGCTTTATGAGCTTTGGTGGAAGATCGCTCCTCTCTTTTTGGTTTCGCTTCTTCTCTCCTTCGTAGTGGCGCGTCTCATTGAGCGTAATATTAACTTTGAGTTGCGAAAGATCACTCTCTATCTGCGCGAAGTGGCAGAGAAAAACTATCAAGCGACTCTATCGGGCTCTTTTATCGGTGAGTTTGCGGTGCTCTCAGAATTGCTCACGAATTTGGCTAGAAAACTAGAGAAAAAAGATCGCAAGACACGCAAGCAAGCCGCCAAGCTTCGCCTCAAGAATCGTCAAAATGCCGACATTATCTCCGCGATTTCCCATGAGTTTAAAAACCCTATCGCCATCATCATCGGCTATTGTGAGACGCTACTAGGCGAAGAATCGCTCCCTGAGGAGAAGCGGCGGCGATTTTTGGAGCGAATCTCCCACAATGCCCAAAAGCTCTCTACGCTCATTGATCGGTTGCGGCTCACCTTTAGTCTTGAAAATGATATCGCCCGAATCGAACCCACACGATTCTGCCTTAAAAGCCTTGCTCTAGAGATCGCTAAAAGCTTGGAAGAGAAGCATAAGCGGCGCGAAATCGAGGTAGTCGGAGAGGCACGTGAGGTTGAGGCGGATAAGACACTCATGGAGCATGTCATCCACAATCTCGCCGAGAACGCGCTAAAATACTCTAGTGATAAGGTCACGATTGAGGTTGCGCCCAAGGCTTTGTGGGTCGTTGACCGCGGAGTGGGGCTAGAAGAGAGCGAGCTAAAGCTCATCACAAAGAAGTTCTATCGCGTGGATAGCCATAGCTGGGAGAGCTCTTTGGGGCTTGGGCTCTCTATCGTGAAATATATTTTGAAGCTTCATGGAAAGAATCTTCAAATAGAGAGCGAGCTGGGCAAGGGCTCGAAGTTTGGCTTTGAGATTTGAAGATTGAAAAGGGGTTTAGATGCAGCCACTCTTTTTGGAGGTCTCCACACTAGATAGCGCCGCTGTGGAGCTTTTTGGGATGAGTCATGAGCTACTCATGGAGAATGCCGCTAGGAGTTTAGCCGAGCTTATTCGTGCGAGATTTAGAGCAGGAAGCGTGGTGAGAATCGTCTCAGGGTCGGGGAATAATGGCGCGGATGGAATCGCTTTGGCGCGAATGCTTTGGGGGGATTATCGCGTGCGGCTTTGGCTCCCTTTGGGCTGCGCGAGCGATCTAGCCAAACTTCAGCTAAGGCGCGCCCAAGCGCTTGGCATAGAGGGGGTCGAGAAGCTAGGGCAGGGCGATGTGCTAGTGGATGCACTCTTTGGCTCAGGGCTCTCTAGGGATTTGGGTCTTGATTCTTTAGAGGTGATTAGGGAGATGAATGAGGCGAGAGGCTACAAGATCGCTTGTGATATTCCCAGCGGAATCGATTCCAAAGGCAACCCAAGACCCATCGCCTTTAAGGCTGATCTCACCTGTGCGATGGGTGCGATTAGAGAGGCGCTTTTGAGTGATTCTACGAAGGAGTTTGTCGGAGAGCTGGTGGTGGGAAATCTTGGAATCTCCCAAAGGCTTTATGAGCAAAATCAGCCGCCCAGCGCCTATCTTTTGGGTCGCGAGGATGTGAGGCTCCCTTGGCGCGTGCGAGAAGATTCTCACAAGGGAAGCTATGGACACCTTGCGGTGGTTGCAGGGGAGAGGGAGGGAGCGGCGGTTTTGGCCGCTTTGGCGGGGCTCCATTTTGGTGCGGGACTGGTGAGTCTCGTGGGGGAGGTGAAAAACCCTCCCTATGAGCTGATGCAGGGAGTGAGCGTGCCAAAGGGAGCGAGCGCTTTGGCGTGCGGAATGGGACTTGGCGAGAGGGAGTGCCCTAAAGACGCTTGGGAGCTCCCAAGCGTCCTAGACGCGGATATTTTAGGCAGGGAGGAGATACTCTCTCTTTTGGAGAAGAATCCCTCTCTTGTGCTCACTCCGCACCCTAAAGAGTTTGCAAATCTTTTAGGGGTTTTAGGAATCGCCCAAGTGAGCACCCTAGAGGTGCAGAAAGATCGCATGGGCTGGGCGAGAATCTTTGGAGAGCGCTATCCTAGGGCGGTCTTGCTTCTTAAGGGGGCTAATCCTATCATCCTTCAAGGGGAGCGACTCTATATTAATCCTCTAGGGGGAGCGATGCTCGCTAAAGGGGGCAGCGGTGATGTGCTCGGCGGAATCATCGCCTCTTTGCTCGCCCAAGGGAGAAGCCCGCTTGAGTCAGCTATTGAGGGCTCTTTGGCGCACACGCTAGCCGCTAGTAGGGTGGAGAAGGCCAACTACGCACTCACCCCTTTGGACCTTATTCAAGCACTTGGGAAACTCTCTCTTTAGGCACGCTTTAAGAATGCCCCAAGAGGGGGCGTGCTATAAAATCCTCCCTTAAAATCCAACACCAAGGCAACCCCAGGATGAATAGTGACACACTCAATATCGGCAACAAGATTTTTCAGAGCCGCCTCATTGTAGGAAGCGGGAAGTATAAGGATTTCAAGACCACTTACGAGGCGACCATGGCTTCAGAGGCGGAGATGATCACCGTGGCGGTGCGACGCGTGAACATCACTAATCCCAAAGAGGAGAATCTCTTGGACTATTTCAAAGGCTCCTCTGTGCAGTTCCTTCCCAACTCCGCGGGGTGCACTACAGCCGAGGAGACTATCACACTTTTTCGGCTCACTCGCGAGGCAACAGGAATTGACTTCATCAAGCTAGAGATTATCGGAGACACACAAAAGACCCTCTATCCTGATGTGATGGAGACGCTCAAAGCGTGCGAAGTGTTAGCCAAGGATGGATTCACGGTGTTGGCCTATACAAACGACGACCCCATCATGGCTAGGCGTCTTGAAGAGGCAGGCGCGAGCGCGATCATG comes from Wolinella succinogenes DSM 1740 and encodes:
- a CDS encoding PstS family phosphate ABC transporter substrate-binding protein; translation: MAHFGKLALSVTAAAVLALSAQARDQIKMAGSSTVYPFSSYVAEEFGATTGNKTPVVESLGTGGGFKVFCAGDGLDTTDIANASRPIKKSEFDNCVANGVTDITGVMIGYDGISIAQSKANAAINFKIEHLFLALAEEVPVDGKLVKNPYKTWNQVDASLPNRPIVVYGPPTTSGTRDAFEELVMEVGSKKFDAYGDAKGKYKKIRQDGAYIPAGENDNLIVQKLVQDKNALGIFGYSFLEENPDKVSGANINGIAPTAKTIGDGSYPVSRSLYFYVKNSHRAGVKGLDQFVDLFISDKMIGGNGVLKNIGLIPMQPDLLKKVQDTVKAKTKLTAEMVDKHTVLP
- a CDS encoding methyl-accepting chemotaxis protein — encoded protein: MIQIQTLWKIYKRFFKKTTLASKFIGNLSLLFFALLAIFVAFYLYYSHIQKSHTLELKNAIELKESLEHTTKSNEESIALFEKMQKSSKQFLGYYEDLGKLQAIMREILLLGFKESEKRKTERLANELRAWVETPTAKNPYIEETASQFLILSNVLQSNPNSMIVDDIRVVVEDISNKIIQESLKISEEQGKQTLHVATKLKEINAGLDEDLSLLHQGVKEREIGAKKGFQALLFVIGAMGISILLLMTMALIIARFLYDLRKITRYLEGLTAQKGSFDLSKEIDYTQNSKEETDFISRAISHLLQNLKAAIAKAQSLSIHSQESSGSLQENSENLSFGIQGQFDQINELNSNILLMSQETQNAQHLSQKTAQTLQRNEDTLKRFVENLRLVIEMMKQSSLKQAHISENMKVLAAQVSQTKEMLNLISEIASQTNLLSLNAAIEAARAGEHGRGFAVVADEVRKLAERTQESLGNIKVLDEFGESTQEMTELSRNLHRVSEQASELIQEALCAQREILEASQISLSMQAISQEAKERSEACLASIGQTLAYAQSNRQQASSVEEIALSLKSGANALYSDLQAFRF
- a CDS encoding response regulator transcription factor, which codes for MVKPLIAIIEDEEDLLELLEFHLKKADFEVEGFLNVQNIEKLLKEEPIDLLLVDRNLPGVEGAEFIKRLREKGYATPVIFLTAKSGDKEKLEGFEAGADDYITKPFKFEELIARIRAVLKRTKGEEQEVYQYRDLILKPKSRELFVDSESVELTKLEFYLLLEFIKNRHIVLSREYLLETVWGACGEYQDKTVNVAIKRLREKIDPDKEKNYFRSVRGEGYTLC
- a CDS encoding sensor histidine kinase gives rise to the protein MLKLHQLFSINFTLVFLGTFGFLVFFTYQNHQERELAVVEQKLRTMIEIVDISILEGSISYEFTRDLARRTGTYIVIFNKALGTFTASHEDAVNMDIFLGIDSSKRPLGGERLKIDRIEDKEVMYLAQDTVIDDRGYIIAISLPIEGAKSPLYELWWKIAPLFLVSLLLSFVVARLIERNINFELRKITLYLREVAEKNYQATLSGSFIGEFAVLSELLTNLARKLEKKDRKTRKQAAKLRLKNRQNADIISAISHEFKNPIAIIIGYCETLLGEESLPEEKRRRFLERISHNAQKLSTLIDRLRLTFSLENDIARIEPTRFCLKSLALEIAKSLEEKHKRREIEVVGEAREVEADKTLMEHVIHNLAENALKYSSDKVTIEVAPKALWVVDRGVGLEESELKLITKKFYRVDSHSWESSLGLGLSIVKYILKLHGKNLQIESELGKGSKFGFEI
- a CDS encoding bifunctional ADP-dependent NAD(P)H-hydrate dehydratase/NAD(P)H-hydrate epimerase; translation: MQPLFLEVSTLDSAAVELFGMSHELLMENAARSLAELIRARFRAGSVVRIVSGSGNNGADGIALARMLWGDYRVRLWLPLGCASDLAKLQLRRAQALGIEGVEKLGQGDVLVDALFGSGLSRDLGLDSLEVIREMNEARGYKIACDIPSGIDSKGNPRPIAFKADLTCAMGAIREALLSDSTKEFVGELVVGNLGISQRLYEQNQPPSAYLLGREDVRLPWRVREDSHKGSYGHLAVVAGEREGAAVLAALAGLHFGAGLVSLVGEVKNPPYELMQGVSVPKGASALACGMGLGERECPKDAWELPSVLDADILGREEILSLLEKNPSLVLTPHPKEFANLLGVLGIAQVSTLEVQKDRMGWARIFGERYPRAVLLLKGANPIILQGERLYINPLGGAMLAKGGSGDVLGGIIASLLAQGRSPLESAIEGSLAHTLAASRVEKANYALTPLDLIQALGKLSL
- a CDS encoding thiazole synthase → MNSDTLNIGNKIFQSRLIVGSGKYKDFKTTYEATMASEAEMITVAVRRVNITNPKEENLLDYFKGSSVQFLPNSAGCTTAEETITLFRLTREATGIDFIKLEIIGDTQKTLYPDVMETLKACEVLAKDGFTVLAYTNDDPIMARRLEEAGASAIMPLAAPIGSGLGIQNRYNVVFIKEAIKVPLIVDAGVGCASDAAIAMELGADAVLTNTAIAQAQNPILMASAMRDAVRAGRQSYLAGRIPKKPYASASSPTDGMARF